A DNA window from Hordeum vulgare subsp. vulgare chromosome 1H, MorexV3_pseudomolecules_assembly, whole genome shotgun sequence contains the following coding sequences:
- the LOC123404645 gene encoding uncharacterized protein LOC123404645: MATPPPPRRRAADATLEHRASLPRLQWSSAALVLRLHRGMQWCPPVLQTTKHAHRRRMFIRPSLPCASPQQPHRRLTALEHRRARWQHCIDASSDAIVVLP, encoded by the coding sequence ATGGCAACGCCGCCACCTCCGCGTCGACGGGCTGCCGACGCTACATTGGAGCACCGCGCATCGCTGCCGCGGCTGCAGTGGAGCTCCGCCGCGCTGGTGTTGCGGCTTCACCGGGGGATGCAATGGTGTCCGCCGGTGCTGCAAACGACGAAGCACGCGCATCGCCGTCGCATGTTCATCCGCCCGTCCCTGCCATGTGCTTCACCACAGCAACCCCATCGGCGTCTCACTGCGTTGGAGCACCGCCGTGCGCGGTGGCAGCACTGCATTGACGCTTCGTCGGACGCCATCGTGGTGCTGCCATGA
- the LOC123395313 gene encoding protein FAR1-RELATED SEQUENCE 4-like, with protein MTFDTENEVREYYIKYAKAKGFGVTRRISHSDDNGQVKYLTLCCSRYGKTQSNSRNMLKPNPTAGIGCEAKIYVTRGPDGKLHLSKAILDHNHALSPHKSRLSRCNKKLNFHVKRRLELNDRAGIRVNKNFNSFVVAADGHENLTFGEKTCRNFLEITRRLKLGSGDAEAVRDYFIKMQSDNPNFFSVMDVDDESRLRNAFWADARSRAVYESFHDVITFDTTYLVNKYDMPFACFVGVNHHGQSVLLGCALLSNEDTPTFVWLFNEEEFEVKCSCRRFEFRGILCRHVLCVLTHMKIKEVPPQYIVDRWKKNVKRKHNFIRCTYGGMEDTPVAKRFDRLCNSFYPVAELGGMSDNSCNSLIEKLHTLKVEYSSSSNSENDKEQAHSMNLNKKRSNNKRKQSDANILEQDLMEHAGSFDFGIATGNINPTPAAAIPYEGSSSMVMPPILGEYTSMMFQVQQASTVLSSPAELRFNGIGGLNNTTDQI; from the exons ATGACCTTCGATACTGAGAATGAGGTGCGAGAGTACTATATCAAATATGCTAAAGCAAAAGGCTTTGGTGTGACGAGAAGAATCTCACATAGTGATGATAATGGACAAGTAAAGTACCTTACACTTTGTTGCTCTCGGTATGGTAAGACTCAATCGAACTCAAGAAATATGTTGAAGCCAAACccaacagccgggataggatgtgaAGCTAAAATTTATGTTACACGTGGTCCTGATGGGAAGCTTCATCTTTCAAAGGCGATTTTGGATCACAATCATGCATTGAGTCCACATAAATCTCGGTTATCTAGATGCAATAAGAAGTTAAATTTCCATGTCAAGCGCAGGCTTGAGCTGAATGACCGCGCCGGAATAAGAGTAAACAAGAATTTCAATTCTTTTGTTGTGGCAGCAGATGGTCATGAGAACCTAACTTTTGGTGAGAAAACTTGTCGCAATTTTCTAGAGATAACAAGAAGGTTAAAACTTGGTAGTGGTGATGCTGAAGCGGTTCGTGACTATTTTATCAAAATGCAATCCGACAATCCAAACTTTTTTAGTGTCATGGATGTTGATGATGAATCCCGACTTCGGAATGCTTTTTGGGCTGATGCAAGAAGCAGAGCAGTGTATGAATCTTTTCATGATGTCATTACTTTTGACACAACATACTTGGTGAACAAATATGATATGCCTTTTGCTTGTTTTGTCGGAGTGAATCATCATGGCCAATCAGTGTTGCTAGGGTGTGCTTTATTATCAAATGAAGATACTCCAACATTTGTCTGGTTA TTCAACGAGGAAGAGTTCGAAGTTAAGTGTTCATGTCGTCGCTTCGAGTTCAGGGGTATACtctgtaggcatgtattatgtgTGCTCACTCACATGAAAATCAAGGAGGTTCCTCCACAATACATTGTTGATCGGTGGAAAAAGAATGTGAAAAGAAAGCATAATTTTATCAGATGCACATATGGTGGCATGGAAGACACGCCTGTTGCAAAACGTTTTGATAGATTGTGCAATTCTTTCTACCCAGTTGCTGAGCTAGGCGGCATGTCAGATAATTCATGCAATTCTTTGATTGAAAAACTTCACACCCTCAAAGTTGAGTACTCTAGCAGCTCAAATTCTGAAAATGATAAGGAACAG GCTCACTCCATGAATTTAAACAAGAAAAGGTccaataataaaaggaaacaatcAGACGCTAATATTCTAGAACAAGATCTTATGGAACATGCG GGATCATTTGACTTTGGCATAGCGACTGGCAACATAAATCCAACCCCAGCAGCTGCAATACCATATGAAGGTTCATCATCAATGGTTATGCCTCCAATTCTAGGAGAATATACAAGTATGATGTTTCAGGTTCAGCAAGCATCGACTGTACTGTCCAGTCCTGCAGAATTACGCTTCAATGGAATTGGAGGGCTCAACAATACGACGGATCAGATTTAG